The genomic region CGCTGGTAGATTTCTGGTCTCAGTCTTGTGTGCCATGCAAGCAGTTGATGCCTGATGTTCATGCAATGGCAGAGCGCTATACGGGGAAGGTAAAGTTCTGTTCGTTTGATATCGGTCTCGGACGCAGAGTTGCAATGAAAGAGCAGGTGCTCGGTCTACCTTCAATTCTTATTTACGTTGACGGCGAAAAGAAAGAACATCTGACCGGCGAAGGTCTAAACGCCAAACAGATTGAAGATACGCTTCAAAAGTATCTGTAAGAATTTAGACTTATTAATAATGAAATATCGGGGAAATATCTCCTGATATAGGGTGTTTCTAAAAATCAAAGCGGATTTTTAGAAATTTCTATAATTTCCTTGGAGGATATGCTATGGAATTAAAAGGCAAAAAGGTCATCATTATTGGTGATCGCGATGGCATTCCCGGGGAAGCCATAAAGCTTTGTGCTGAGTCGGCGGGCGCTGAAGTTGTTTATGCGGCAACCGAATGCTTCGTCTGAACAAGCGCAGGCGCAATGGACTTGGAAAACCAAAAGCGGGTTAAAGATTTAGCTGAAAAGTACGGTTGCGAGAACACGGTAGTGCTTCTCGGCGGTGCCGAAGCAGAATCGTCAGGCCTTGCCTGTGAAACCGTTACAAACGGTGATCCTACTTTTGCAGGTCCGTTGGCAGGAGTCTCGTTGGGACTTTTGTGTTATCATGTGGTTGAACCGGAAATTAAAAATCAAATAGATCCTAAGATCTATGAAGAACAAATCAGTATGATGGAAATGGTTCTTGATGTTCCCGCAATTATTGCAGAAGTCAAAGAATATCGTGAGAAATACTGTAAGTTTCTAAAGTAAAAAATAGTACAATAAAAGCGTATCGATTACGATCCGGTAATCGATATGCTTTTGTAAACTTTCCTCAGTCTTAAATTAGAATAAAATTCGTATATGAGACCTTGACTAATCTTGAAAAGCAATTAGAATTATTGTTATGAGTGATTATCTGGATATCAATAATGAAGAGTTGTTGAAAGACTTTTTTAGTGAAGCAGAACAGCAAGTAGAGCAGTTGGAAAGTAACATCCTTGTTATTGAGCAGGATCCTACCAATAAAGAAGCTATTGATGAGATTTTCCGTGCGGCTCATACTTTGAAAGGCGGTTCTGCAACTGTTGAGATGAGTGAATTATCCGGTTTCACTCATGCCGTAGAAGACTTACTTGATGCTATTCGGTCAAATAAGGTTACTGTCACAGAGGATACTATTGACCTTTTACTGCATGCTTTGGATATAATCAAAGATATGCTTGCGGCAAGATCTAATGGTGAAGTATACAACCAGGATGTATCAGCCACGGTAGCAAAATTGCGGTCAAATATACCTGAGGGCAAAGAAAATAAAAAAAATGCTGCAAAAGCTTCGCAGTCGAAGGCAGCTTCCAAACCGGTTGTGCAACCTCAAGCAAAGACTACCCCAACAAATAATGGAAATACGGCAGATCCTGCCTCGTTGCTTTCTGAGTATGAAATACTGGAGTTACGCGAGGCTGTTCCAGCCGATAACAAGGTATATGCCATTCGCGTACAATTTGATGAATCAAGTTTAATGAATACTGTCGGTGGTATTCAGGTGTTTGCTGCATTGAAGCAATCTGCATTGGTGCTTAAAACTATTCCTGATTTTGATGCCCTTTATGAAGATGAATTTCATCCCGAGGTTCTTTATTATGTTGCATCAGATGCAAGTGAAAGTGATTTGTTGTCGATCGCAAATATCCCCGATGTAACGCTTAACGCAGAAATCGATGAGTTAACCTTCAGTGCTGAGGGTAGCGCTTCTAAAACGAAAAGTGTAAACGCTGATGTTGCCTCCGATCCGTCGGCTGCGGAAACTCGGTCTGTTGCCGCTGATGCGAAACCGAAGGATGAAACGCCTGAGCCTGCAGCTGCTACTGTTGCAACGGGAGAAGCGGAGCATCCGAAAAAATCTCCGGCTACAGCTGCAAATGCTGCACATTCATCGGGATCGGTATTGCGCGTTGATGCGAAACGAATCGACTATTTACTTAATTTGGTCAGCGAGACGGTTATTACGAAAGCCTCACTTAATCAAAGTGCGATGGAGTTTAATGAACTTTATGCGCTCTTCCAAAATGCAAACGGTGAATATAAAGACCGGATTCGTAAGCTCTTGGACAAGTTTCCGTCTTACCTCGAAAAAATACAGCAGGGGGTAGATTTAAATACAATTAAAAAAGAACTGGCTGCAGATTATGCCGGTATGTTTGAGCTTTTTAGCCAGTTCGAAACCTCTATGAAGTATTCAGTTACGAAATTTCGTTCTTCCGCACAGAATTTAGGCCGTATTTCCGGTGAACTGCAGGAAGGCGTTATGAAAATCCGTATGGTTCCTATTAGTCAGATTTTCAGCCGTTTTCCTCGTGTAGTTCGGGATCTTTCAAAAACATTAAATAAGAGTATTCAATTGGTAATTGAAGGTGAAGACACTGAATTGGATAAGTCGGTTGTCGAAGACCTTCTCGATCCGATTATGCACTGCGTGCGTAACTCTATGGATCATGGTATTGAAACTCCTGAAGAACGGAAAGCATTGGGTAAATCCGAGCAGGGGACGCTTTTACTTAGAGCGAGCAATGAAGGTAACATGATCGTTATTGAAGTTGTCGATGACGGTAAGGGTATCGATGTTGACGCTGTAAAAGCAAAGGCTGTTGAACGAGGTCTTTTGCATCCCGGTAAGAACCTCACCGATGTTGAAGCATATCAGTTGATCTTTGCACCGGGCTTTTCGACCTCAAAGACAATTTCAAGCGTTTCAGGGCGTGGCGTCGGACTGGATGTTGTTAAAACGCATATCGAAAAACTCAACGGAACTGTTACCGTCGTTTCGGAAAGAAATAGAGGAACTCGCTTTACAATAAAGCTCCCGCTGACACTCGCTATTATCCAAGGTTTGCTGATACGGGTCGGCGAAGAAGTTTATTCCATCCCGATTACTTCCGTTATTGAAAGTCATCGTGTGCGCAGCGAAGAAATTAACCGCATTGATAGCTATGAAGTATTTAATGTGCGTAATGAAGTTATTAGTTTGTTGCGTCTGAATAGACTATTCGGTGTTCCTTCAGCAGAAAAGGGTGATGATGGTCATCACTATATCGTTATTGTCGGAACCGCCGAAAAGAAAGTCGGATTGATGGTCGATAGTCTCATTGGTGAAGAAGATGTCGTTATTAAGCCTTTGAAAGATCAGTTTACCAATTCTCCGGGAATTGCCGGTGCATCAATCTTGGGGGATGGGTCAGTTTCGTTGATTATCGATGTCGGGCAATTGCTTGATTTGGGCTTAAAACAAGAAATGCATGCTCGTGAACGTCGCGAGGCTTCTATCTGGTAAAAGGGGATTAAATGACTATGGAAAAAACCGAGTTGAATACAAGTATAAATGAGGAACTGCAAGACGAGTATGTAAGTGAACCTCTTTCAATTATCGATTTTAAGATGATAACTTTTTCCCTTGCAGAGAAAGATTATGCGATCGATATTATGAAAGTAAAAGAGATTGCAAAGGCAAATAATTTCACATATGTACCGAATACTGCGCCTTTTGTACTTGGAGTATATAACCTTCGTGGTGATATTATTCCAATTATTGACTTACGTATTTTTTTCAATATTCCGATTAAGCAGCGCGCAAAAGATACTATTGAGAGTATGGTTATCATTAACGTTGATGATCAAACTTTTGGTATCGTCGTTGATCGAATCGATAAAGTAGTCGGCGTTTCAAAAAATACTATTCAACCGCCGCATCCTATTTTTGGTGATATAAATATTAAATATATTTATGGTGTTGTAGAAAATTCCGGACAATTGTATATTTTGTTGGATGTCGATCGTATTTTCGCTTCCCGTACCGTAACGGAAACAAAAGCAACAGTTGTCGAAAGTGAGGCTCTGCCAGCCGATGATTCTTCAAAGATCGGTGTGGCAGATGTTGCTCAGTCAAATGATGCGCTTGATATCCGCTTTATTGGTGATACGCTTGCTGCTCTCGGTCAATTTTATCCTTCTCCCGTCAATAGTGCATGGCTGGAAAAGCGATATTACGAATGGCGGGATATGCGCGTTGCCTCGAGCATCCAAATACAATCTGAAGATCAAGCTCGGGAGTTTTTGAGTAACTTCCTTTCGCCTAATACGCGGCGCTTTTGGTCTGATGCGTATATGAATTCGGTATTGGCTGCCTTGCCCGATAATGATGCTAAAATTATTACCGTTTGGAACGTCGGTTGCGATTCGGGATACGAGACATACAGTCTTGCCGTCCTGTTAAAGCAGAAATATCCGCGTGCTACCATTAGAATTTATGCAAATGATGCCGATCTTTTGGCTATTTCCAATGCGCCGATGTTGACTGTTCCTGAAGAGCAGGTGATTAATAGATTTAAGCCGTATTTGGTTAAAGGAGTGAATGATTCATATAGCTTCAACCAAGAAATAAAAGATATGATTTTGTTTGAATACCATGATTGTTTGCATCAAAATACGGTGCCGGATGTCGACCTTATCCTCGCTCGAGACGTGTTATCGTTTATTAAAGCGGAAAAGCAAAGCATCTTATTGGAAGAATTCAGGGATAAGCTGAAAACAACCGGCGTCGTTATTTTAGGTGCAAATGAAATGATGCCAAAACAGAGCGGATGGATGCGGCAAGTGATGGGGGATATAACTACTTTCTCGCGAGAGTAGGTTGTAGCGGATAATCGAAAATCAATATAGATTTTCGATTATTGATAAACAGAGGGCTGGCAATCGTTGAATAAACGGTCGCCATGCGCAGTTTGTATCAAACTGAAAACGGACCTCGTACCGTAACGGATGTTATTGTTCGTTTAATTTTTTTCGAAAGGAGATTTTGATGCGTGTAGAGTATATCAATCCGTTTAGTGAAGCTGCCTATAACATCTTAGTGCAAGTACTTGGCGGTGAAATTAAACGCGGTGACTTGTATTTGAAATCTACTTGTATGCCTGTGATGGGCGTTGCGGCAATTGTAGGTTTGGCCGGTGATGTTGAAGGGCGGGTTATTTTTGATATGACCCCGGAAACAGCATTAAAGATCGCATCGGCGATGAATCAAGAAGAGTTCACCGAATTTGATGAACTGGGGCGTGCGACGATCACGGAACTTGCGAATCTCATTACCGCACAAGCAGTGACAAAACTGCATGATCTCGGGTTTAAATTCGATTTAACCCCGCCTGCTCTTTTC from Treponema vincentii harbors:
- the trxA gene encoding thioredoxin TrxA yields the protein MVELTKDSFEQEVHGSKGVTLVDFWSQSCVPCKQLMPDVHAMAERYTGKVKFCSFDIGLGRRVAMKEQVLGLPSILIYVDGEKKEHLTGEGLNAKQIEDTLQKYL
- the grdA gene encoding glycine/sarcosine/betaine reductase complex selenoprotein A, translating into MELKGKKVIIIGDRDGIPGEAIKLCAESAGAEVVYAATECFVUTSAGAMDLENQKRVKDLAEKYGCENTVVLLGGAEAESSGLACETVTNGDPTFAGPLAGVSLGLLCYHVVEPEIKNQIDPKIYEEQISMMEMVLDVPAIIAEVKEYREKYCKFLK
- a CDS encoding chemotaxis protein CheX, whose protein sequence is MRVEYINPFSEAAYNILVQVLGGEIKRGDLYLKSTCMPVMGVAAIVGLAGDVEGRVIFDMTPETALKIASAMNQEEFTEFDELGRATITELANLITAQAVTKLHDLGFKFDLTPPALFTGDNMSISSSDIEALIVPMETAQGKVEINVAIRDRA
- a CDS encoding chemotaxis protein CheA — its product is MSDYLDINNEELLKDFFSEAEQQVEQLESNILVIEQDPTNKEAIDEIFRAAHTLKGGSATVEMSELSGFTHAVEDLLDAIRSNKVTVTEDTIDLLLHALDIIKDMLAARSNGEVYNQDVSATVAKLRSNIPEGKENKKNAAKASQSKAASKPVVQPQAKTTPTNNGNTADPASLLSEYEILELREAVPADNKVYAIRVQFDESSLMNTVGGIQVFAALKQSALVLKTIPDFDALYEDEFHPEVLYYVASDASESDLLSIANIPDVTLNAEIDELTFSAEGSASKTKSVNADVASDPSAAETRSVAADAKPKDETPEPAAATVATGEAEHPKKSPATAANAAHSSGSVLRVDAKRIDYLLNLVSETVITKASLNQSAMEFNELYALFQNANGEYKDRIRKLLDKFPSYLEKIQQGVDLNTIKKELAADYAGMFELFSQFETSMKYSVTKFRSSAQNLGRISGELQEGVMKIRMVPISQIFSRFPRVVRDLSKTLNKSIQLVIEGEDTELDKSVVEDLLDPIMHCVRNSMDHGIETPEERKALGKSEQGTLLLRASNEGNMIVIEVVDDGKGIDVDAVKAKAVERGLLHPGKNLTDVEAYQLIFAPGFSTSKTISSVSGRGVGLDVVKTHIEKLNGTVTVVSERNRGTRFTIKLPLTLAIIQGLLIRVGEEVYSIPITSVIESHRVRSEEINRIDSYEVFNVRNEVISLLRLNRLFGVPSAEKGDDGHHYIVIVGTAEKKVGLMVDSLIGEEDVVIKPLKDQFTNSPGIAGASILGDGSVSLIIDVGQLLDLGLKQEMHARERREASIW
- a CDS encoding CheR family methyltransferase produces the protein MEKTELNTSINEELQDEYVSEPLSIIDFKMITFSLAEKDYAIDIMKVKEIAKANNFTYVPNTAPFVLGVYNLRGDIIPIIDLRIFFNIPIKQRAKDTIESMVIINVDDQTFGIVVDRIDKVVGVSKNTIQPPHPIFGDINIKYIYGVVENSGQLYILLDVDRIFASRTVTETKATVVESEALPADDSSKIGVADVAQSNDALDIRFIGDTLAALGQFYPSPVNSAWLEKRYYEWRDMRVASSIQIQSEDQAREFLSNFLSPNTRRFWSDAYMNSVLAALPDNDAKIITVWNVGCDSGYETYSLAVLLKQKYPRATIRIYANDADLLAISNAPMLTVPEEQVINRFKPYLVKGVNDSYSFNQEIKDMILFEYHDCLHQNTVPDVDLILARDVLSFIKAEKQSILLEEFRDKLKTTGVVILGANEMMPKQSGWMRQVMGDITTFSRE